The following coding sequences lie in one Miscanthus floridulus cultivar M001 chromosome 9, ASM1932011v1, whole genome shotgun sequence genomic window:
- the LOC136479152 gene encoding receptor-like protein kinase HERK 1, whose amino-acid sequence MALLCNLQMAAAWAHLVEALAELERAQAHTAELLYTIMVRLFEKIKGAARRKGKAPENNQPCSFPFHVLQQATNNFDKELVIGVGGFGDVYMGVLKCGTKVAVKRKKMASWQGQKEFRAEIELLAKLKDPNLVDLIGYCDEENEMILVYEYMENGTLKSHLYGSDKPSLNWPERLEACVGAARGLHYLHTSSEKGIIHRDVKSENILLGENLCAKIADFGLSKDGPELNETHVITQVKGTPGYLDPEYYDTLQLTQKSDVYSFGVVLLEVLCGRPAIDLKLPKDKVNLARWVTGMLKNDQLEQIVDQKILGTISPHSLMIFCNIVLKCLAENRVERPSMEEVLRDLEQELEYVHGSISSAGLSAESSDDESYHDASSRLVRNAEGKVLTRSLAIKAYKRASNMPHDSSAPSTSRPVARAYQVPGGNNMNGFLELHSIQESISEAGNSHESDRDFTSQPIRQRGGKTLRRSLGKAYVRDDDP is encoded by the exons ATGGCGTTGCTCTGCAACCTGCAgatggcggcggcgtgggcgcACCTGGTAGAGGCGCTGGCAGAGCTGGAGCGGGCGCAGGCACACACCGCCGAGCT GTTATATACCATCATGGTTCGCTTGTTTGAGAAAATCAAGGGAGCTGCTAGGAGAAAGGGAAAGGCTCCGGAAAATAATCAGCCTTGTTCATTTCCATTCCATGTGCTCCAACAAGCAACAAACAATTTTGACAAGGAACTGGTCATTGGAGTTGGAGGTTTTGGAGACGTTTACATGGGAGTGTTAAAGTGTGGTACCAAGGTTGCCGTGAAACGGAAGAAGATGGCATCTTGGCAAGGTCAGAAGGAGTTCCGTGCGGAGATTGAACTGTTAGCAAAGCTGAAAGACCCCAATTTGGTTGATCTGATTGGGTActgtgatgaagagaatgaaatGATCTTGGTTTACGAATACATGGAAAATGGGACTCTAAAGAGCCATCTCTATGGCTCTGATAAACCCTCCCTCAATTGGCCGGAGCGGCTGGAGGCTTGTGTGGGAGCAGCGAGGGGACTGCACTATCTTCATACTAGTTCTGAGAAGGGCATTATCCACCGTGACGTCAAGTCTGAAAACATCTTGCTTGGTGAGAACCTCTGTGCCAAGATTGCTGACTTTGGGCTATCCAAGGATGGTCCTGAGTTGAACGAAACTCATGTCATCACTCAAGTGAAGGGCACCCCTGGGTATCTTGACCCTGAATACTATGATACGCTGCAGCTGACCCAGAAGTCTGATGTCTACTCTTTCGGTGTTGTCTTGCTCGAGGTCCTATGTGGCAGACCAGCGATTGACCTCAAACTTCCCAAGGACAAGGTGAACTTGGCACGGTGGGTAACGGGAATGCTGAAGAATGACCAGCTGGAGCAAATCGTTGATCAGAAAATTTTAGGCACAATCAGCCCACATTCTCTGATGATATTTTGCAACATTGTGTTGAAGTGCCTGGCAGAAAATAGAGTGGAGCGGCCATCGATGGAAGAGGTACTCAGGGACCTGGAGCAGGAGCTGGAGTACGTTCATGGCAGCATCAGTAGTGCAGGTTTATCTGCTGAAAGCTCAGATGATGAGTCTTATCATGATGCCTCTTCTCGGCTAGTCAGGAACGCCGAAGGTAAAGTTTTGACACGATCTCTAGCTATTAAGGCTTACAAGAGAGCTTCAAACATGCCTCATGATTCCTCTGCCCCGTCGACGAGCCGGCCAGTGGCCCGGGCGTATCAAGTCCCGGGTGGCAACAACATGAACGGCTTTCTCGAGCTCCATAGCATCCAAGAGAGCATCAGTGAAGCTGGAAACTCGCATGAGTCTGATCGTGACTTCACTTCTCAGCCAATCAGGCAAAGGGGAGGCAAAACTTTGAGACGATCTCTAGGTAAAGCTTACGTGAGAGATGATGATCCGTAA